GTATCACTAACTTCTTAGGTTGTTCCATCATCTGAATATATTTTCTCAGTTCATGAAGCCGGAAGAAGATACATTGTATGCCTTGAGAGGAAAAGTTGCACATGTGGAAGGTTTCAACATGATGAGATACCTTGCGCCCACGCAATTGCAGTTTTGAAGCACAAGAACGTTACAAATTTGCATGCATATTGCTCTAATTACTATAAGCCTTATGCATTAGAAAAAACGTACGAGGTTGCAATGGTTCCAATGCCATATAAGGAGGATTGGAACGTTCCAGACTATGTTTTAGATGAAATTGTCTGGCCACCTAGGTATAGAAGGTTGGCTGGACGACcaagaaaacaaagaaagaaaaatacgGATGAGAAAATAACAGTGAACAATAATTCTTGTGGGCAATGTGGACAAGAAGGACATAACAGGAGAACTTGTACTTTCTTCCTGAAAGAGAATTGAAATACTAATTACTAATTTATGTTAATGATATCATCTTCAGTTGGTGTTGTGAATTGACCCTTAGGCTTTGGTGGATCGTCATTCTCACTTATGTATCCACCATTGACCTTGTCGCTGCCGTATCTCCATAACAATGCTGCATATTTATTGCGTAGGTAATTTGCAAGATGGCCATAAGTATCAGGTGGTATAACAAGTTGGTCACTCAAAAACTCTGCAAATGTAGCTACGTATAACCCGCAGTCCCTacaacaaaatacataatataaatttataaaatacctTACACATATATTGTTGACCATAATTTAAATACTTACAGGCTATCGTCTTCTTGTTGCATGATACCTTAAGCATATTCAATGTTGAAAGGAATATGTGACTCTAAAAGTACACCCGTTTGTTTGTCCTTGTATGCATCAAGAACTGACCAGTTTGTCCGCTCAGTGTTTTCAAAGAAAACCACTGTCAATGAGGTAAGAAGGTAGCATCCTTGACAACTTTTTTATCTCCTCGGAATATACAAGTTTTCTTGTACCCAAAGAAGAGTCATACACGCGTATCAACCTCTTATTCAATTCAACAATAGCTAACACCcaatgaaaattttcatcataattaattGGAATATAAACATCGTCCACCAGATGCCATGGTAATCCAGCTGGTATTGAAAAACCTTTCATGACGTTGATTATTGACCTCTCATGTACTGATACAGCTCTTGCACGATCAAGGTGTTCTTGGGTACTAATATCATCATCAGCCTCATTGTTATAATACCTATCATGGGTATTGTTGATATGTGCGCTGAACAAACAATTGACTATTGTGTACCTGTATAGATCCATGCTttgaagttttgattttttacgaAGGTAGTAAAAAATAACATCGATGtgctacaaaaaaaatataaacataattatacatttgaaaaacatttaatgaaaataaaatactatacacagaaaatgatatatgattttgatatgtatatataacatttttactcaatgtatcatatacattattataaaaatatattatgcattTACATGTCGAATTACCTTATCAGTCCAACAGTTTTTAGGCTGAGACATGGCATAAAACCAATTCTTATTTAACATATATGCAACGACATAATCCATCATTTCAAAACTCAATGAAGATGGTCTATTTGTATTTATCCTCTGATGGTTTCCTATAATATTAAGCGTAatgaaaagtattaaaaaatgtaacaatagttgcaatttgaaaattgaacaGATTCAgtacaataatataaaaattacttttttgaaTGAGCTTTAAGAAGCCCTGTAGTAACCCACTCAATAAACTCATCAATCAGATATGAAAGGGGCTTGGTTTGTGATCTCACATCCTTGAAATGGAAAATTTTGACGAATTACATCAGTCATGACCGCTTTTCCTTTTTCACTTGACCCAAATGAAGTTAAACAAGGGGATTTGCAGTTTCTCGAAGGCATCCGGATACGTGCATGAGGAGTATTTATTTTGCTTCGGACAACAATATCTGTGATTGGAATATCAATTGGTAATTGACTGTCCGAAATCAAACTTTGATTGTCGGTTAACTCTTGTTGATTTGCATGAATAGGGAGACATCCTAGATCAGCAATAAGTGTATTCATGGCTTCTCGTGTATCTGGAGATATTGAACCAGATGGTGTAGAATCCTATATGGTTTACActgataattaaaaatagtttgATAGACATATGATATTGATACGATACATGAAGAATAAATTACCGATGTATCAAATATAATAGTATCTGGCACAAACTGATTGGTATTGTGTTGAACATTATATGAAACATCTTCGTTCATTGTTTCTTCAAATAAATGATGAGGCGTTTGTGCTGATGGAGCATCCTGAATAAAAAATGTACTGATCAATTTATGATACcttaaacaacaaataattataCACAAAAGGATTATTAATGCATCAAGGACAGATAACATCAAACTACGAATTATATATAGGACACAAACAAATTTAAGTAGTCACATAGCTATGTATCTTGCAATGGACTGTATAACGTACAcactaaataaaaaagtatagtATCATACACAGGAACTTGACAAAAAAACTACATATGTGAACAGTAAAAAACATGTATCATATTAGTTCAATTAAACTGCAATGtatcaaatttatcaaataaaactGCAATGTATCATAATAATACAATTAAACTTAAACGTATCATATTGGCACATTTTCATGTATCACTGAAAAGTTGATGAATACTAATAATCAAATTACTCTACTAAAATTACCTTACTGTGTTCACATGTTTCATTAGTATGATGACTATTTGCATTTGGGGATTGAAGTTCTGAAACGTCCTTCATTACTTGATGATTTTTCAATGTATCTTCagtctttatttttaaagaaaaataagttaatgataaattatataattttatatacacaattaataaagtaaagtaAACCTGATTgtcaacatcaaaatcaacaacatcaatattttgataattattgaCAAATTCCATTTGTATCGGAGAGGTTGCTTGGTGTCCATTATTGTCTTCTTCATTGGAAACTTCAACCATGTGCGGTGTAGACTTGCCGCCCATCTACTTCATTAAATCAGTTTGTAACATAATGACCTATGAAAATTATAACACACAACGAAAATACACATACACAATACATTACCTTTGGTTGTTGGTCATCCTCCCTATTCTTAGAATTCATCACCTCAATGTTATTTGCCTTTATCAAATTCACAAGATACTCAAATTTACTGTCaacctattaaaaaaattatgcattcagttttatatttatgaattaacattaaaaaattaatttcgtTACTTACGTATTCCTTCATATGTTGTTTCAGTTCTTCAATATCGGGATATACAGACTTATGTTTTAGGACTTGTGATTATACATGGACAGAAGATACATTAGCAGGCAGGGTAGGTTCTTCAGCTGGCATTGAGAAGGACTGATTTAATGGCGGCCTTAACTGCTTTGACAAAGGTTTCGAACCTTTAGTTTTATGTGTATCAATATTCTTTCTCCTCTTGGGTGGTGGTGGAGATGATGTATCAGATACACGTGAAGATCTTCTCAATTAATGACCAGGAGTGCTTGTTGAGAAATCCTCAAAACCTGACTTATCTTTAGTTTGCACTTTTTTGCAATAACTGGTGGCGTGGATAGTTCATTTATGTTGACCTCTTGAATATCAGGTAAATAAAGGGCTTCCACCTCATCTGGCGTTGGTACAATGTTTGAACAAGCATTCTGCAATCAAAATGGTTGAATGTTATAACAATATTATGTATcataaaaaaactattatttacaacaaaaattataaagctTATTGATAAACTATTAAAagataatatgaaattaatgttACCTCGGAGAAAATGCTAGACAtgaacttttcatattttttgcttttcaGCCACCACTGTTCAATTACATATCCTAGGAATATCATTCGCTACTTTAACAGCAAAGTCTGGACTTAGACAAGATGTACATTCGTAAATCCATATGTTGGGTGCATAAGGCATACCAAATAAGCGATACATCTGTTTGCTTTGGTTGAAGTCTTGCTTGAGTGATGTAATTAGCTTATTGAATGCAATCTGACCCCAAGGATACATTTCATATCTACCATCTTCGACCATTAGGAATTCTTCTGTATGTATGAAGGTCTCACCAAGATGGCATAACATGAAAGTATTGATGAAGTATAATATTGCCATTTCCACAGATTCCTGTGTGGTGTCCCAATTACCCATTGCAAAACGATGTATCAATCGAATCTTGGTTATGCATGTATGACAATCAgggaaatatttttgtaataaccGGCTCGTAGTGGAATTAGGATATGAAAAATCCTTAACATTTCCTTTGCATTTAAGGCCAGTTACAATGGTGaattccttcataccaaacaccaATACATTCCCATTAGAATGACGAACATGCAATACATCTTTGTTTTCATGTTGCACctccaacaacaacaaacacttAGCAATCTAACCCTGGAAATTACATTTTGGAATGTCCAAATATGGTCCAAAAATTgttttcttgaacatttaaaCGCCTTCATCCTTTATtgacaatttaattttattcacaaaattaaaattgaacgTCGCTCCAAACCTCAATGGATGTGctggtattttttttataatacatTTCATGTCctgtttatacaaaaaaaataaaatataaaattgtactTGTCTAATATCAAAATTTGTTGTGATGTAGAGGGATATATTTAAGATAATGTGTAAATTCAGTAAATACATGACGATATTGTAATGATATCATACTAAACACGTCGTGAAAATGCATATGAAACATAAGTAAGtaacaattatattatacatGAATTTCATTCACGTATACCAATTACATATATGTATAAGACGCTTGaattatatgaatgtatatgataTATCATATTCAGATTTATAAGACACTGGAGTTATCcgatgtatatgatacatcttATACACtgacaaaatataaattgtaaAAATTGTACAAGACATGATGTTTTTACTGATAAAAAACACAACATTAGAGATACACCTTATGTATCTGATACATCCTACGATTGTACAACACATAATGATTTTGTTAAtacaaaacacaaaattattGATACACCTTATGCATCTGATAAACCTTAAAACTGTACACCACATGATGCTTTTACAAATACAAAACACAAAATTAGTGATACACTTTAAGCATATGATACACCTTAAAACTAAAGAACACGTGATGCTTTTACTAATACATAACACAAAGTTAATGATACACCTTAAACCTGTACAACACATGATGTTTTAGTAATACAAAACTCAAAATTAGCGATACACCTTATGCATCTGTGTGACAACCCCCTCGGGATTCACATATTCAGGTATTGTCTCTGCCATGGGCGGCCATTCGCTCTTCTAATCCCCTCTTATTGGAATGCAGCCTCAAGGGAGAATCGAACCCGTGACCTATGGCTCCTTTACATCCCTCCCAAGGGGATCGCCTTTCACCAATTAAGCTGCAGCTCAATTGGTAAGAGGCGATCTCCTTGGGAGGGATGTAAAGGAGCCATAGGTCACGGGTTCGATTCTCCCTTGAGGCTGCGAGCCAATAAGAGGGGATTAAAAGAGCGAATGGCCGCCCATGGCAGAGACAATACCTGAGTTTATGGATCCCGAGGGGGTTGTCACAAAAAAGGCGCAGCTTAATTGGTGAAAGGCGATCCCCTTGGGAGGGATGTAAAAGAGTCATAAGTCACGGGTTCGATTCTCCCTTGAGGCTGCATGCTAATAAGAGGGGATTAAAAGAGCGAATGGCCGCCCATGGCAGAGACAATACCTGAGTATGTGGATCCCGAGGGGGTTGTCACAAAAAAGGCGCCTTTTTTGTGACAACCCCCTTGGGATCCATATACTCAGGTATTGTCTCTGCCATGGGCGGCCATTCGCTCTTCTAATCCCCTCTTATTGGCATGCAGCCTCAAGGGAAAATCAAACCCGTGACCTATGGCTCCTTTACATCCCTCCCAAGGAGATCGCCTTTCACCAATTAAGTTGCAGCTTAATTGGTGAAAGGCGATCTCCAGCATTATTGGTGAAAGGCGATCTCCTTGGGAGGGATGTAAAGGAGCCATAGGTCACGGGTTTGATTCTCCCTTGAGGCTGCATGCCAATAAGAGGGGATTAGAAGAGCGAATGGCCGCCCATGGCAGAGACAATACCTGAGTATATGGATCCCAAGGGGGTTGTCACAATCTGATACATCGTAAAACTGTACAAACATGGTACTTTCACTAATACACAACACAAAATTATTGATACACCTTATGCATCTGATACACCTATACTATGCAACACATGATTTTACTAATACAAAACTCAAAATTAGTGATACACATAATGCATCTGATACACTTTAATACTGTACAAACATGATGGTTATACTTAATTTGAAGTTAGTGAATCACTCTTCATTGTTAAATGACTTTTAATTCGATTTTCCAAACACATGCAACAATTTAAAATTAGGGTTTTatcaacaaaatacaaaattaccAATTTTAAACACATATCTTAGGAAGTGTGGGTCGGGAAACAACATGTGTAACTTTTCTTCGCCTTTTTTTATGGATCTCTTCAAGCTTTTTCTTTGGCTCAACTACGTTCTTGTTCTTCATCGCTAATGGGTCATGCAATCTCTTGGATCTGTTCTCAGTCcacatttcatcatcaaaatcatACAGACGTTTAGCATTAGTATTAGAATTACCATCTCCAGATTGACCCTCTTCCATATTGTCGGTAAAAGCACACcaagaagagaaaaatggagactaaaattcttaccttttaaaaacttgaaaatttaaatatttgaggGAGACTTCTACAGAAAATCAAATTGATATTGCTGCATTATCCTACTGAAATTCGAATTGAGAGAAAATTTTGCTCCTAaacgtgaaaaatattttaggaataaaattaaatatggtaATTTTTAATGGGGTTGTTAATGGGGAAGTAGGTAGCTTGAAAATaggattttattttgataaagtaaAACTTGTCAATTGGCTGAAAAAAAGATGGGAAATCTATATGtatctttcatattttattaattgggaaaaataaggaaattttgaaatttttataataaataggAATAAATGGATATTAAGGCAAGTAAAAGagtgtatttaagtaatttttccattttttatttgaaagttgCCCTATTTTTAATAAGTAAAACTCTATTGAAAAAGAGTTCAATTATTATAATTCTACCAAAGTGAATTGAGCCTAATGAAAAGAGTCCATTATTTTCTCTCCTAATTTTTAGTTTCCGTTTTTCCATCCATCACTACGTCCATCACAACAATCCAAACCATATTGTGCAACCTGTTGATTTCTTCCAATATTTTTTAGTCCAAGATCAACACAAATACCTATTAGTAGTAAAATAACTCTACTTAATACTTAATATCCATGCTAGTGAGAGATAATAGATAAAAAGGAGAAGGTAGCATCAAATGCTAGCATCTTCACCAAAAGATAATATTATGTAAATAGAGTAAaactgtttttttcttctttttgcttTTAAATTGTTAATCTTCTTGACATACtctttttaattgaatttcCTTATTCGAATTCCAACACCccaatcaataaataaaattaaaattaaaattaatcaaagtgAAGTAAAACTAACTCATCGATCATACATACAATTAAGGTGTCGGCCAAAGTGGCAGCAACATAATGACCCAACACAAACAGAAACTAAAGAATACCTAAATAAAGAGGTCAATTAtgtttcattaatattttataaaaggtTGGTTCTCTAATTTGATACCAACTATCACATGCAAATATTCTGATGTAGTTCATGGAGAGACTACGAGTAATGatagatttaatatttttttgttcaatgAAAATAATACGTTTGTGGAACATAATTTATGGAATGAGATGGTTCAGAATGTTTTTTGAATGCTTtacaattttgaattgaaagaaaaattacatgaaatcTGTTGTTAGTGAATTGAGTAAAGACTACTGATTTCgataaaattataaactttaaCATAAACTACAAACAGATGACAACAATGCTTTCATGACCAAACAGAGTAGAAAGGTAACGACAAATTGAAAGTGATGGCTTGAGGTAGAGTGTTTGACTAGTTAACTACTCCGAATCCAGAAGATGAGAGTTGAAGAGATATGGGTGTTAGAGATGAATGTATAGGCATATCAAGAGAGATAAAATTAGGAATGAAAATATTTGTGTCAAGGTAGGAGTGACCTTCTCGTAAGGAGGTGTGAGAGGATGGCTATAGTGGACTTGGGGGAGGGAAGAGGTAGTTCTAAAAAGTTTTGAGGTGAATTGGTTAGGCAAAAAATGATATAACATCAGCTCATTGAAGACATAAGAGTGTGGAGGTTGAAAATTAAGGTATAATTTCCTGCTTAAAAAAACTAtagaaatgaataaattaaccatacacaaaatattgaaatacaaCGAAACTCTACGCTGCTCATACTCTTAAAAAATATCAGATAGGTTTGATCTTTTAAAGAAAGCAATACGTTGCTCACTctttaaaaatgccaaataaaTAGTGCTTTTGTTGAAAGATCTGAAAAATATCACAACATTTTTTAAGAGTTCGGACAACATAGAATTGAAACTAAGCAGAGAAGCCAAAGAGTTCAACCTTGTCCTTAAATTTGTCCAGAATGGGAATGCCTAAATTCCATCAAATTTTGCACAGaaaaaacaagaacaacaacatgcaaaaaagaacataaataacAAGCATTTCAGGTTGCATCCTAAGTTTCATCAACTCTTCACTTTCAATGCTATAACTGTGTTGAATTCTCCAAAGATAAATTGTTTTCGGAGAATCTGACACACACATATTGACATTttagaaaaattcaaataacTTCGGCTGCATGAACACACCTGTCATGTACGCTAGTTAGCGACCCCAAATCATTCACAAGAACTTATCATCCTTCTCTGCACCAGCATAATACGATGTATCTCAATCTGTATTATCATGATGTGAGGAAATTTACTAGGTTTTCTTTTGTTACATACTCTCTTTGTTCCTAATCAACtgtcatctttttattttttagttgtatctaaattacttgtttattttaacaaatcaagaaagaatttttttaacctattatatcttcaattaattacttttaaaaaataaaatttattgaaaatcttaaatttttaattcacccactttataattaatacacataaaatagtaaattcaatatatcaattattattcctttttaaaaataaatcaattcaaaaatgaacaaataaagaagtataaatcatttcatcacattaaCATTCACTTCAACTCTATTAGGTTCCATGATGATTAAGAAATTCATGCATATAAATGTTTAATTAGTCATATATACACACCATGTGATTCGATGATCAATACTTGTTGCACATTTAATATCTACTAAAGTAATTTAGTTTTGCCTTGATAATATTCTACTATTGCACATTTAATGTCCTCCACtgagtatttgaaaattttgttcacacccatattttagttttttcttttttctcccatattattattacttttgatCCTTCCTTATGCTATCTGATTAAgtacatttaaattttagttagttatattacttaaattatcaataatatatcatgttgagtttgtatttttacttcatatttaaaagtaatataattCTAAAAAACAATCCagatatatcatattttaacacgcttaaattaattaaagattagatattttttaatctaacgatcataaaagtcaaaataacATGAGACCAAAAAGTACTATTATCGGCCCTCTTCTATTTTAGAAACTCTTTTTGGCATTAATCAACCAAGTTCCatcaattgaagaaaatattcTACTCTTCAACACATTAAAATCGAAGTTCCATTGTTGCAAACAGTAAATGACATTATAAATTCTACCTATTACGACTTATACCTAGAATATTTTCCTAAAAGctgatatttatttaatttaactaagTAATATTTCATGCATAAATGTGTCTTAATTTCAATTTGTAGGTCCTCGAATAGCCATAAGCCTCTCCAGAAAGATGTTGAAGTCTTTGTCTCTACTCAACATACTTACCCTAACAGTTCTTAAATCACTTCCAAATCTTCTTCCACTCCTTGTATGAATCTTGTGTTCTTTAAGAAGCTTTTGACAATCCTCCTCTTCACCTCCTTTGCAAATTAGCCATGCAAATGCTGTTTCAGAAACAATaagaatttcaaattcaaaagaaaaaaaaaacttttttttttaaaatatagatcGATAACAATCATAGGTTGTAATCTTGAACGTGACATAACATTGAAATATTTTCGTTATTACCAGGGTGTGCTTCACAAAAGTCTTTCGTGAAAAGGCAATATTGAAGAGGGTATTTCTGGAGGACAAAAAAATCACTAGCCATAACAACTTGTCTTAACCTCTGCCACCTGTTAGTCATAAGAGACTGACTATATTCGAAGAAATTTTCCATTTTGGGATCCAAACAACTATCAGAGACCACTTTAAGAATCTTAGCAGCTCTAAGTTGAGCTTCTTTACATACACCGATTGTACTAATCTCCATAAACTTTGTCATCTTCCTTGCCACCTCTTTGTCCTTAACAAGTGCCCAACTGCAtgtaaatcaaattataataagtgagaaattgaaatttGTAAACTTCTGTAGATTTGAGTTGTAGAATTAGTTATTGATACTTTGAAGctaaaaataattgttgatgTGCTTTATTTTGTGATAGTGCCTCACTTGTAATTAATGTTTGAAAAACTTACCCAATTCTAGAACCAGCATGACCAGTACATTTGGAAATAGTGAAGAGCATAACATCATGGTTGGCAGGTATGGTAATAGCAGTGTATTGCGGCCAATAATAAGCTAAATCATAGATTAATTTTCCTTGATCTCCATTGACTACAGGCTCTCTAATAACCCCATCAGGATTATTCGGAGATGTAATGAACTCAATATAAGATCCACTTTTCTCAAAAGTTCTGGCATCTCCTGCCCATTTGTGTAGTCCTGACCTCACAAAATCAGTCACTTCTGGATAAGCCTGCAATAGGACAATTACTCTGTAATTAATCAGGAAATGTCGCTTTTAAAGTAGACTAACTAAGTCACATGTTGTGTTCTAAGAATTATATATCACGTTGTATTTAAGGGTGTGGCCCAGTGATTtcttcaattataaaaaaaaaagaattatgatttatgttataattaatgGATCTAACATGTACCAAGAACCATGTGACTATTAATAAAGAACAAGCAGTAATATTTTTAACATGTAGTGCAAATCTTTGCATGAACCATGTTCCTATATTATATGTCTCTTTAGGATACAATGTAAGTAACCAACATTGTCACAGCAAGAAACATGGTATGTTAATATAAGTGAAACATTACTAAACACCTTGTTTTGTTGACTTTTAATAGGTTTATTATAGATTGATCAATATGCATTAGACATGTTAAAATAATACCTAAAGTCAAAAAGAATCATTAGCCTTGTTGAGTCTTAAAACCTTATTATATAGCGcctttaataatttttcatttttgaccaCTAATTTTATCATGCATAGGGTAGGACATTCATcacaatttaaatacaaaatatatcgTATAAACGTGTACCGAATAAAAAGGTGTAGCTGAAACTACACTGACAGGCTCAAGCTGATCAGTAGGAGAAAGAGCATACAGTGCAGCTTGCATAAGCTGGCTTGATCCAGTGCcaacaacaatataataatcATCCACAATTGCATTTCCAACTATATTGTGCAGCCTCTTAATTTGTTCCTCTAGTTTCGACTCCATGAACCAACACAAACTCTTACCATTAGCAAAATAACTCAATGAATCATCACCATTGAATGTTATGCCACACTTGTTCCCTATTTTTCTCCAATATGGCTCATACATTATTGGATCACCACTATATACCCAACAAAAATCAAATCCCAAATCAGTA
This DNA window, taken from Solanum lycopersicum chromosome 5, SLM_r2.1, encodes the following:
- the LOC138348869 gene encoding uncharacterized protein; translation: MGGKSTPHMVEVSNEEDNNGHQATSPIQMEFVNNYQNIDVVDFDVDNQDAPSAQTPHHLFEETMNEDVSYNVQHNTNQFVPDTIIFDTSDSTPSGSISPDTREAMNTLIADLGCLPIHANQQELTDNQSLISDSQLPIDIPITDIVVRSKINTPHARIRMPSRNCKSPCLTSFGSSEKGKAVMTDGFLKLIQKRNHQRINTNRPSSLSFEMMDYVVAYMLNKNWFYAMSQPKNCWTDKHIDVIFYYLRKKSKLQSMDLYRYYNNEADDDISTQEHLDRARAVSVHERSIINVMKGFSIPAGLPWHLVDDVYIPINYDENFHWVLAIVELNKRDCGLYVATFAEFLSDQLVIPPDTYGHLANYLRNKYAALLWRYGSDKVNGGYISENDDPPKPKGQFTTPTEDDIININ
- the TAA1 gene encoding L-tryptophan--pyruvate aminotransferase 1; this encodes MCGTDGCLVKCSSAPCATPENDIKDTFTTINLDHGDPIMYEPYWRKIGNKCGITFNGDDSLSYFANGKSLCWFMESKLEEQIKRLHNIVGNAIVDDYYIVVGTGSSQLMQAALYALSPTDQLEPVSVVSATPFYSAYPEVTDFVRSGLHKWAGDARTFEKSGSYIEFITSPNNPDGVIREPVVNGDQGKLIYDLAYYWPQYTAITIPANHDVMLFTISKCTGHAGSRIGWALVKDKEVARKMTKFMEISTIGVCKEAQLRAAKILKVVSDSCLDPKMENFFEYSQSLMTNRWQRLRQVVMASDFFVLQKYPLQYCLFTKDFCEAHPAFAWLICKGGEEEDCQKLLKEHKIHTRSGRRFGSDLRTVRVSMLSRDKDFNIFLERLMAIRGPTN
- the LOC104647546 gene encoding uncharacterized protein, with amino-acid sequence MAKVVKVDHRVKDYLEDVGYEKWSRVHSIINRGRMMTSNIAECINGCLVDARKFNIIDFLEEARLLFGSWNYKNREIASYRKDTLGRRFEKILIVNASKSSKMKVVPSSEYIFSVHEAGRRYIVCLERKSCTCGRFQHDEIPCAHAIAVLKHKNVTNLHAYCSNYYKPYALEKTYEVAMVPMPYKEDWNVPDYVLDEIVWPPRYRRLAGRPRKQRKKNTDEKITVNNNSCGQCGQEGHNRRTCTFFLKEN